TCGTGTGCTAAAACACTTTCTAGATGGACTGGAGAAAGGATTTGTAATAGTCCTTGACTAACGACTAACTCAGGTTGCCAAAAACCCATTTGTCCGGCAAATAAAGCCTCTGTTTGTAGAAGTCGGGCTTGTTTACCAGCTAGATTTATTTGGGGATATTCACGGGCAGATTTGATTGATTTCCAGCCCTGAAAAGCGAGTTTAATCCCTAAGATATTAAAAAATCCTAAGAAAATTAATGCTAGGAGATAGCTGGAAGAATCGGTATACATTCCGCCCATTTTTCCCTGTGTACCCATGCATACTACAGAGGTGACTGTCATGAATATGAGTAAGGGGGGAAAGAGGAATAAAAATAGTGTTTTTTGCCATCGTAAATGCCAATTTCCTTGGGGGATACTGCCAGAGAATCGTAACCAGCAAGCGATGGTTACAGCGGTAAAAATCATGAGTAGATGCATAATTCTATTTTTCTCCTCTAGCT
The window above is part of the Dolichospermum sp. DET69 genome. Proteins encoded here:
- a CDS encoding M56 family metallopeptidase → MHLLMIFTAVTIACWLRFSGSIPQGNWHLRWQKTLFLFLFPPLLIFMTVTSVVCMGTQGKMGGMYTDSSSYLLALIFLGFFNILGIKLAFQGWKSIKSAREYPQINLAGKQARLLQTEALFAGQMGFWQPELVVSQGLLQILSPVHLESVLAHEQGHYHYRDTFWFFWLGWMRSCTAWLPNTEPLWQELLVLRELRADSYAASQVDPLVLAESLLLVVSNNSMTSDICCAALGTGDRLEQRIEALLTPSEPISEAQLESWHIFLLAFLPLITVIFHT